Proteins encoded together in one Falco biarmicus isolate bFalBia1 chromosome 4, bFalBia1.pri, whole genome shotgun sequence window:
- the ST8SIA6 gene encoding alpha-2,8-sialyltransferase 8F isoform X2, translated as MSYEVDSKKTILITEDIFKMLPVSSPLSVYPFKTCAVVGNGGILKNSSCGAEIDRSDFVFRCNLPPTTGSISKDVGNKTNLVTVNPSIIAQKYNKLNEKKTEFLENIAVYGDAFLLLPAFSFRSNTATSFKVYHTLQEFKATQRAIFFHPTYLKSLAQFWRTKGVKAYRLSSGFMITSAALELCENVKLYGFWPFSKSTEKMPISHHYYDNQLPKPGFHAMPKEYNQILQLHGKGILKLQFGKCESD; from the exons ATGAGTTATGAAGTGGACAGTAAAAAGACCATCCTCATTACAGAGGACATTTTTAAGATGCTGCCTGTG tcCTCTCCTCTTTCGGTCTATCCCTTCAAGACCTGTGCCGTGGTTGGAAATGGAGGCATTCTGAAAAATTCCAGCTGCGGAGCTGAAATAGATCGTTCTGACTTTGTGTTTAG GTGTAACCTCCCTCCAACCACAGGAAGCATTAGCAAAGATGTTGGCAATAAAACAAACCTTGTGACTGTTAATCCGAGTATCATTGCTCAGAA ATACAACAAACTAAATGAAAAGAAGACAGAATTTCTAGAGAACATTGCAGTCTATGGAGATGCTTTCCTTTTATTGCCagcattttccttcagaagcaaCACAGCCACTTCTTTTAAAGTATATCACACTCTGCAAGAGTTCAAAGCAACCCAAAGGGCAATATTTTTTCACCCCACTTATCTGAAAAGTCTTGCCCAGTTCTGGAGAACTAAGGGTGTGAAAGCCTACAGATTGTCATCTGGTTTTATGATCACTAGTGCTGCTCTTGAGCTGTGTGAGAATGTGAAGCTGTACGGCTTCTGGCCTTTCTCAAAATCCACAGAGAAGATGCCAATCAGCCACCACTATTACGACAACCAGCTGCCTAAACCAGGTTTCCATGCAATGCCCAAAGAATACAACCAGATCCTTCAGCTTCATGGCAAAGGCATTTTGAAGTTGCAGTTTGGTAAATGTGAATCAGACTGA